A window of Euwallacea similis isolate ESF13 chromosome 10, ESF131.1, whole genome shotgun sequence contains these coding sequences:
- the LOC136411862 gene encoding leukocyte receptor cluster member 1, protein MNILPKKRWHVRTRENVARVRRDETKAKEEEQALKERTQLAEREARRQLLLQKSRSKFSTQDFLSLDANTTSTTSSAATTTLSEHVNIFKELEEGVAELKQTNKEHDKEAKEEKEKYEKQIGYLTYLGQDTNEALGKKSWYEEAPVRDGKGEVNLKSKKREDPLMLIKILSEQHEKAREKCKSSEKYKEYRSVLVGHNEGKKRKRHDNEKPKKKKQKKSEKKSESEDDDDERMRQAEKKRQLQVLRAERLQRERQEQLKTEQLLAKISGTASESKKDLTASNNRKYNSQFNPELAKQNYSKY, encoded by the exons ATGAATATTCTACCCAAGAAACG GTGGCATGTACGGACCAGAGAAAACGTTGCAAGAGTGCGTAGAGACGAGACTAAGGCCAAAGAAGAGGAACAGGCCCTAAAGGAACGAACCCAACTAGCT GAGCGTGAAGCAAGGAGGCAGTTGCTTCTGCAGAAATCCCGCTCTAAATTCTCAACTCAAGACTTTTTGTCATTGGATGCAAATACTACAAGCACCACCTCCTCTGCAGCTACAACAACCTTGTCAGAGCATGTCAATATATTCAAGGAGCTTGAGGAAGGAGTGGCAGAGTTGAAACAAACCAATAAGGAACATGACAAAGAAGCTAAAGAGGAGAAAGAGAAGTATGAAAAACAGATTGGATATTTAACTTATTTGGGACAGGACACAAATGAGGCTTTAGGAAAAAAGAGTTGGTATGAAGAGGCACCTGTCAGAGACGGGAAAGGAGaggtaaatttgaaaagtaagAAAAGGGAAGACCCTTTAATGTTGATCAAGATACTTAGTGAGCAGCATGAGAAGGCAAGGGAGAAATGCAAATCCAGTGAGAAATATAAGGAGTATCGAAGTGTTTTAGTTGGTCATAATGAgggtaaaaaaagaaagagacATGACAATGAGAAGCctaaaaagaagaaacaaaaaaaaagtgaaaaaaaatctgaaagtgaagatgatgatgatgaaagGATGAGGCAAGCAGAAAAAAAGAGACAGTTACAGGTGCTTAGGGCTGAAAGACTACAAAGAGAGAGGCAGGAACAATTGAAGACTGAGCAGTTGCTGGCCAAAATTAGTGGCACTGCTAGTGAAAGCAAGAAAGATTTAACTGCCTCAAATAACCGGAAATACAACTCTCAGTTTAACCCAGAATTGGCCaaacaaaattactcaaaatatTAG